A stretch of the Filimonas lacunae genome encodes the following:
- a CDS encoding MATE family efflux transporter, producing MNPVIVRTRSVMQLCKVAVLGKERNFTTSSVSRAAFLLALPAMLELVVESLFVIVDLLYVSRLGTNAIAISGMISSVILIIYSVPVGLNIAATSLVARRTGEKQPLQAGATAIQAIYVGMAVAVVLSTLALYGNKTLLHWIGASDTLIQEGGTYARIRFGCLLFMILRVLMNGVFRGLGDAAMAMRVLLLTFSINAVLGGILIFGLGPVPALGLTGAAIGNVVGNGIAVAYQGWYLSRQRLLWHTNASWFRPDWGIMRKMGKLGIAGTLQYLIPSSSWLLMMGIVAHLGNAALTGYIIADRIIICATLPAWGIANAAGVLTGQNIGAGLLQRAEQSVWKTGLFNVCFLGVVAIGLLLFTYPIAGFFTSDADVLQNTVLYLRCMAIAFFFFGYTMVISRSLNAAGHVHMVSLLYVGMFYVIQLPLAYLWGITWGAGSRGIFGAILVSEIALAITCIFLFKKGRWKTGKL from the coding sequence ATGAACCCGGTGATTGTTAGAACACGCTCGGTAATGCAGTTGTGTAAGGTAGCTGTATTGGGCAAGGAAAGAAATTTTACCACCAGCAGTGTGTCCAGGGCCGCTTTTTTGCTGGCATTGCCTGCCATGCTGGAGCTGGTAGTGGAATCGTTGTTTGTGATTGTAGACCTGTTATATGTAAGCAGGCTGGGCACTAATGCTATCGCTATATCCGGCATGATCAGTTCGGTTATTCTTATTATATATTCTGTTCCTGTGGGGTTAAATATAGCGGCCACTTCGCTGGTGGCCCGGCGTACCGGAGAGAAACAGCCTTTACAGGCAGGGGCAACGGCCATACAGGCTATTTACGTGGGCATGGCTGTAGCTGTTGTATTAAGCACGCTGGCTTTATATGGTAATAAAACCCTGCTGCACTGGATAGGTGCATCTGATACGCTTATACAGGAAGGCGGTACCTATGCCCGCATCCGTTTTGGCTGCCTGTTGTTTATGATACTGCGGGTGTTAATGAACGGAGTGTTCAGAGGATTGGGGGATGCAGCTATGGCCATGCGGGTGTTGCTGCTTACTTTTTCGATAAATGCGGTGTTAGGAGGGATATTGATTTTTGGGTTAGGGCCTGTGCCTGCGCTGGGCTTAACGGGGGCGGCTATAGGTAATGTGGTGGGTAATGGCATTGCTGTGGCGTACCAGGGTTGGTATTTGAGCAGGCAACGCCTGTTGTGGCATACCAATGCTTCCTGGTTCCGTCCCGATTGGGGCATTATGCGCAAAATGGGAAAGCTGGGTATAGCCGGAACATTACAGTACCTGATTCCTTCCAGTAGCTGGTTACTGATGATGGGGATAGTGGCGCATCTGGGTAATGCTGCGTTAACCGGTTATATTATCGCTGACCGCATTATCATCTGTGCCACTTTACCCGCCTGGGGCATCGCTAATGCGGCAGGTGTGCTAACCGGGCAAAACATTGGCGCAGGTTTGCTGCAAAGGGCCGAGCAAAGTGTATGGAAAACGGGACTGTTTAATGTATGCTTTTTGGGAGTAGTGGCTATAGGGTTGCTGCTGTTTACCTACCCGATTGCAGGCTTTTTTACCAGTGATGCAGATGTGCTGCAAAACACGGTACTCTATCTGCGATGTATGGCTATTGCCTTTTTCTTTTTTGGTTATACAATGGTCATTTCCCGTTCGCTGAATGCAGCCGGGCATGTGCATATGGTGTCGTTATTATACGTGGGCATGTTTTACGTGATACAATTGCCACTGGCTTACTTATGGGGTATTACGTGGGGAGCGGGTTCGCGGGGTATATTCGGGGCTATCCTGGTTTCTGAAATTGCGCTGGCCATTACCTGTATTTTTTTGTTTAAAAAAGGCAGGTGGAAGACGGGGAAGCTGTAA
- a CDS encoding lysine N(6)-hydroxylase/L-ornithine N(5)-oxygenase family protein: MQKIYSIIGIGIGPFNLGLAALLEPVTDVSALFFDQTDEFDWHAGLMLQNTTLQDPFMGTDLVTMADPTSRYSFLNFLKQTGRLYRFLIRHDFYMLRREYNVYCKWVASQLNSCRFSHRVTGISYEEGLYVVTVKHTHTGLVQTYYAQKLVLGTGTQPVLPAFVNREVLPGVIHSSEYLPNKPALLQKGALTIIGSGQSAAEIFYDLLPETKNGFRLHWFTRSDRFFPMEHSKLTLEISSPDYISYFHRLSAAKKAEILTTQSSLSKGINGSLIDQIYDALYEMTVGGVLLPVELRSNCELQAIAQQQDGLYTLLLKQVQQQKEFSHTAPAVLMATGYKYHTPGCIAGIEHRIRRTSDGLLNVHRNYTVDVDNNSIFVQNAETHTHGFTTPDLSLGAHRNSWIINAVAGREVYVIDERIAYQDFGVAGVTASLEQLVLS; the protein is encoded by the coding sequence ATGCAAAAGATCTATTCTATTATAGGTATTGGTATAGGACCTTTTAACCTGGGGCTGGCCGCTTTGCTGGAACCGGTTACAGATGTGAGTGCTTTGTTCTTTGACCAGACAGATGAGTTTGACTGGCATGCGGGCTTAATGCTGCAAAATACCACTTTGCAGGATCCGTTTATGGGTACCGACCTGGTAACTATGGCCGATCCTACCAGCCGTTATAGTTTTCTGAATTTTTTAAAACAAACGGGCAGGCTGTACCGGTTTTTAATCCGTCACGATTTTTACATGTTGCGTCGTGAATACAATGTGTATTGCAAATGGGTGGCCAGCCAGTTAAACAGCTGCCGTTTCAGTCATCGTGTAACGGGTATCAGTTATGAAGAAGGGCTGTATGTAGTTACCGTAAAGCATACACATACTGGTTTGGTACAAACCTATTATGCACAAAAACTAGTGCTGGGTACGGGAACGCAACCGGTATTACCTGCTTTTGTTAACAGGGAGGTGCTGCCGGGTGTTATTCATTCCTCGGAGTATTTGCCTAACAAACCCGCGCTTTTGCAAAAAGGGGCATTAACCATTATTGGTTCGGGACAAAGTGCCGCTGAAATATTCTACGATTTGCTACCCGAAACGAAAAATGGTTTTCGCCTGCATTGGTTTACCCGGTCAGACCGCTTTTTCCCGATGGAGCATTCCAAGCTTACCCTTGAAATCAGTTCGCCGGATTATATCAGTTATTTCCATCGTTTATCAGCAGCAAAAAAGGCAGAAATACTCACTACGCAAAGCTCCTTATCCAAAGGCATTAATGGCAGCCTGATAGACCAGATTTATGATGCCTTGTACGAGATGACGGTAGGAGGTGTGTTGTTGCCGGTGGAGTTGAGAAGCAACTGTGAATTACAGGCTATAGCACAGCAACAGGACGGGCTATACACGCTTTTACTGAAACAGGTGCAGCAGCAGAAAGAATTCTCACATACGGCCCCTGCGGTGCTGATGGCTACAGGATATAAATATCACACACCAGGTTGCATTGCGGGTATTGAACACCGTATACGCCGCACATCGGATGGGCTGCTGAACGTGCATCGTAACTACACGGTGGATGTAGATAACAACAGCATATTTGTACAGAACGCTGAAACCCATACACATGGTTTTACTACGCCGGATCTGAGCCTGGGCGCGCATCGCAACTCCTGGATCATTAATGCGGTTGCAGGAAGGGAGGTATATGTGATAGATGAACGCATTGCTTACCAGGATTTTGGTGTGGCAGGTGTTACGGCATCGTTAGAGCAGCTGGTATTAAGTTAG